In Flavobacteriales bacterium, the following are encoded in one genomic region:
- the moaC gene encoding cyclic pyranopterin monophosphate synthase MoaC produces the protein MSETKDLSHINEKGQAEMVDITEKEVSDRIAVASGTVTLATHMMKALREQSFNTKKGSITQTAIIAGTMAVKRTYDTIPLCHQIPISSIKFHVEPEGDSFHIQCQVKCTGQTGVEMEALHGVSVAALTIYDMCKALGHEMQIGDIQLEKKSGGKHDFDRAS, from the coding sequence ATGAGCGAGACCAAGGATCTATCCCATATCAACGAAAAAGGCCAAGCCGAGATGGTGGACATCACTGAGAAAGAGGTGAGTGATCGAATCGCTGTGGCCTCAGGTACTGTAACTCTCGCTACACATATGATGAAAGCCCTGAGAGAGCAGAGCTTCAATACCAAGAAGGGGTCGATCACCCAAACGGCCATCATCGCTGGTACTATGGCCGTGAAAAGAACCTATGATACCATTCCGCTCTGTCATCAGATTCCTATCTCATCCATCAAATTCCATGTAGAGCCCGAAGGTGATTCCTTTCATATTCAATGTCAGGTGAAATGCACCGGACAGACCGGAGTAGAGATGGAGGCCCTGCATGGAGTGAGTGTGGCGGCATTGACCATATATGATATGTGCAAGGCCTTGGGACATGAGATGCAGATAGGTGACATCCAGCTAGAAAAGAAATCAGGAGGAAAACATGACTTCGACCGGGCATCATAA